A genomic window from Sphingomonas taxi includes:
- a CDS encoding CDP-alcohol phosphatidyltransferase family protein — protein MVSLIGLACGTVAAVAYAHWRDPAMALVGLVFSVAWLVADGLDGMIARATKTASALGRTLDGLCDHGVFALIYLSLAWTIGTTGGWMLAIAAGGCHAVQSSLYEGERARFHRRTRGTPLATVPVPTGMVLVRLYDSVAGSVDRISMPFERRFGAAEDPSAFAAAYAAAAVPVMRLQSLLTANVRVWAVCAACLLGSPRLFFWFEIVPLTLVCAVGLYRHRRVERRFVHGATPQSILYPSEQGHS, from the coding sequence ATGGTCTCGCTGATCGGCCTTGCCTGCGGCACGGTCGCGGCGGTCGCCTATGCGCATTGGCGCGATCCGGCGATGGCGCTGGTCGGTCTGGTATTCTCGGTCGCCTGGCTGGTCGCCGACGGACTCGACGGCATGATCGCGCGCGCGACCAAGACCGCGAGCGCGCTCGGCCGCACGCTCGACGGGCTGTGCGACCACGGTGTCTTCGCGCTGATCTATCTGTCGCTCGCCTGGACGATCGGCACGACCGGCGGCTGGATGCTCGCCATCGCCGCGGGCGGCTGCCACGCGGTCCAGTCGAGCCTTTACGAAGGCGAGCGCGCCCGCTTCCACCGCCGCACCCGCGGCACGCCGCTCGCCACGGTGCCGGTGCCGACCGGCATGGTCCTCGTCCGCCTGTATGACAGCGTCGCGGGGTCGGTCGACCGCATCTCGATGCCGTTCGAGCGCCGCTTCGGCGCCGCCGAGGACCCGTCCGCCTTCGCCGCCGCTTATGCCGCCGCCGCCGTTCCGGTGATGCGACTGCAGTCGCTGCTCACCGCCAACGTCCGCGTCTGGGCGGTGTGCGCCGCGTGCCTGCTCGGCAGCCCACGCCTCTTCTTCTGGTTCGAGATCGTCCCGCTGACGCTGGTCTGCGCGGTCGGTCTTTACCGCCACCGGCGCGTCGAGCGCCGTTTCGTTCACGGCGCCACGCCGCAGTCCATTCTTTATCCAAGCGAACAGGGTCATTCATGA